In a genomic window of Abyssisolibacter fermentans:
- a CDS encoding type II secretion system F family protein, which translates to MPEYKYIAINRNGERINATCNKKDENEVLSLIRENGYKPIKIDRIVQSKNIEFSLFQKIKTRDIALFCRQFHAMLDAGLTIMDCLHILRYQTQNKKLCSVINDMCDDVQKGTTFSETINKHPDVFPELLSSMVQAGEVSGKLDLIMKRMAVHYEKENKINNKIKSAMIYPIVLSVIAVCIVIFLLVFVMPTFVGMFEDSGVELPAVTRALLGFSNIIKDYWYIIFSLLIISIIFIRRYFNSDSGKMILDSVKLRVPIVKNMLKKIITSRFTRTLATLLSSGVPLIEAIDIVSRVVGNKVVAKGLQKTKEDISKGSDLANPIKAIGVFPPMVFSMISIGEESGLLDDMLDKTADFFDDEVENTMQKAVTLLEPIMIVIMALIIGFIVLAMVMPMFDMINTIKM; encoded by the coding sequence ATGCCGGAATATAAATATATTGCTATAAACAGAAATGGTGAGAGAATAAATGCAACTTGTAATAAAAAAGATGAAAATGAAGTACTTTCTTTAATTAGAGAAAATGGATACAAGCCTATAAAAATTGATAGAATTGTTCAAAGCAAAAACATTGAGTTTAGTCTTTTTCAAAAAATAAAAACAAGGGATATAGCTTTGTTTTGCAGACAATTTCACGCTATGCTCGATGCAGGACTAACTATTATGGATTGCTTACATATACTAAGATATCAAACACAAAATAAAAAACTCTGTTCGGTTATTAATGATATGTGTGATGATGTACAAAAAGGTACTACTTTTTCTGAAACTATTAATAAACATCCAGATGTTTTTCCAGAGCTTTTATCTAGCATGGTACAAGCTGGTGAAGTCAGCGGAAAGTTGGATCTTATAATGAAAAGAATGGCAGTCCATTACGAAAAAGAAAATAAAATTAACAACAAGATAAAAAGTGCTATGATATATCCAATTGTTTTAAGTGTTATTGCTGTTTGTATAGTTATATTTTTATTAGTATTTGTAATGCCTACTTTTGTGGGCATGTTTGAGGATAGTGGTGTTGAACTACCTGCCGTTACTAGAGCATTGTTAGGCTTTAGTAATATAATAAAAGATTATTGGTACATAATATTTTCTTTGTTGATAATATCTATTATATTTATTAGGAGATATTTTAATAGTGATTCAGGAAAGATGATTTTAGACAGTGTAAAATTAAGGGTTCCTATAGTGAAAAATATGTTGAAGAAGATAATAACGAGTAGATTTACTAGAACTTTAGCAACTTTACTATCTAGTGGTGTACCACTCATAGAAGCTATAGACATTGTTTCTAGAGTAGTAGGTAATAAAGTAGTTGCTAAGGGATTACAAAAAACTAAAGAAGATATAAGCAAAGGTTCTGACTTAGCAAATCCTATAAAAGCAATTGGGGTGTTTCCTCCAATGGTTTTTTCAATGATAAGTATTGGAGAAGAATCTGGTTTATTAGATGATATGCTAGACAAAACCGCTGACTTTTTTGATGATGAAGTAGAAAACACAATGCAAAAGGCAGTAACTTTATTAGAACCCATAATGATTGTAATAATGGCTTTAATCATAGGTTTCATTGTACTAGCAATGGTTATGCCTATGTTTGATATGATTAATACTATTAAGATGTAA
- a CDS encoding type IV pilus twitching motility protein PilT, producing MELISLLKTAIDKGASDIHITVGSAPVMRINGQMYFINDNKLTPDDTLNFVKEALDADCLEKLINIGEIDTSLSIAKLGRFRINAYKQRGTYSLAMRSVGADVPTIEDLGLPNIISELSRKKRGLILVTGPTGSGKSTTLATMINQINEEERCHILTLEDPIEYLHKHKKSIVNQREIGSDSRNFANALRSSLRQDPDVILVGEMRDLETISIALTAAETGHLVLSTLHTIGAAKTIDRIIDVFPVHQQQQIKVQLSAVLEGVISQQLVPRVDDNGRVAAFEIMTINSAIRNLIREGKTHQIQTVIQTGHKFGMITMDNSLLNLYRHGNISRQDVLNFAMDKDMVSRYI from the coding sequence ATGGAACTAATAAGTTTACTTAAAACAGCAATTGATAAAGGAGCTTCAGATATACATATAACTGTAGGTAGTGCTCCAGTGATGAGAATAAACGGACAGATGTATTTTATTAATGACAATAAACTAACACCTGATGATACTTTAAATTTTGTAAAAGAAGCTTTAGATGCTGATTGTTTAGAGAAGTTGATAAATATAGGTGAAATTGACACATCTTTATCTATTGCTAAGCTTGGGAGATTTAGAATTAATGCATATAAACAAAGAGGTACATATTCATTAGCTATGAGATCTGTTGGAGCAGATGTTCCTACTATAGAAGACTTGGGACTGCCAAATATTATTAGCGAATTATCCAGAAAAAAACGTGGTTTGATTCTTGTAACTGGTCCAACAGGTAGTGGAAAATCTACAACTTTAGCTACAATGATAAATCAGATAAATGAAGAAGAAAGATGTCATATACTAACACTTGAAGATCCTATTGAATATTTACATAAACATAAAAAAAGCATTGTTAATCAAAGAGAGATAGGAAGTGATTCGAGAAATTTTGCTAATGCTTTAAGGTCATCACTAAGACAGGATCCGGATGTAATACTAGTTGGTGAGATGAGAGATTTGGAAACTATATCAATAGCTTTAACAGCAGCTGAAACAGGTCATTTGGTATTATCTACACTTCATACTATAGGTGCTGCTAAAACAATTGATAGAATTATAGATGTATTTCCAGTCCATCAGCAACAGCAAATCAAAGTGCAGTTATCTGCTGTATTGGAAGGTGTAATTTCTCAACAACTTGTTCCTAGAGTTGATGATAATGGTAGAGTAGCAGCTTTTGAAATAATGACTATAAATAGTGCTATTAGAAATTTGATTAGAGAAGGAAAAACACATCAAATACAAACTGTGATACAGACAGGACATAAATTTGGAATGATTACTATGGACAATTCACTACTCAACCTGTATAGACATGGGAATATTTCAAGACAAGATGTTTTAAACTTTGCAATGGATAAGGATATGGTTAGCAGGTACATTTAA
- a CDS encoding GspE/PulE family protein, whose product MISIIRKKLGDLLVDVGKISKEQLIEALDEQKKSENKLGEILVRDGYVSEKDIIQVLEYQYGIPYVDLDKYFIDPNTTSLISEKLAKKHTLIPIKKTGNTILVSMLDPLNLFAIDDVEIATGLKVQPAISTKSDILRLIDNYYGKQSAEKAVEDFKKQYNVKDFDNIDEQVLNDINNAPVVRLVNSIIRQAIKARASDIHIEPFESRVRIRFRIDGNLQEIMTPSKSTHSAIITRIKIMANMDIAEKRLPQDGRVEIKQGDTDVDLRISILPTVFGEKIVIRLLDRNNFIKSKYDLGLSHNNIIKFSDMLKNPHGIILISGPTGSGKTTTLYTILKELNTINKNLITVEDPVEYSLDGINQVQVNSKIGLNFADGLRSILRQDPDIIMIGEIRDTETAQIAVRAAITGHLVISTIHTNDAPSTITRLIDMGIKPYLISGSVVSIVAQRLVRKICPVCKVKYKPDEYEMKTLDIDKNTFLYKGKGCSKCYNTGYIGRTGIHEIMYIDNEIRNLIDNKSSITTVRLKAKEKGMISLIENCKELVLKGITTIDELSRITYMME is encoded by the coding sequence GTGATTAGTATTATAAGAAAAAAATTAGGTGACTTGTTAGTTGATGTTGGTAAAATTTCTAAAGAACAGTTAATAGAGGCTTTAGATGAACAAAAGAAGTCAGAAAATAAATTAGGAGAAATACTAGTTAGGGATGGCTATGTTTCTGAAAAAGATATAATACAGGTTTTAGAATATCAGTATGGTATACCGTATGTAGATTTAGACAAATATTTTATTGATCCTAACACAACTTCATTAATAAGTGAAAAATTAGCAAAAAAACATACTTTAATACCCATAAAAAAAACTGGAAATACTATATTGGTATCTATGCTAGATCCTTTAAATTTGTTTGCTATAGATGATGTTGAAATTGCTACTGGTTTAAAGGTACAACCAGCTATATCTACTAAATCTGACATTCTTAGACTAATTGATAATTATTATGGAAAGCAAAGTGCAGAGAAGGCTGTTGAAGATTTTAAGAAACAATATAATGTAAAAGATTTTGATAACATAGATGAACAAGTTTTGAATGATATAAACAATGCACCAGTAGTAAGATTAGTGAACTCAATAATAAGACAAGCAATAAAGGCTAGAGCTAGTGATATACATATAGAACCATTTGAATCAAGAGTAAGAATAAGATTTAGAATTGATGGTAACTTGCAAGAAATAATGACACCTTCAAAATCTACACATTCAGCGATTATAACAAGAATTAAAATAATGGCTAATATGGATATAGCTGAAAAAAGATTGCCTCAAGATGGAAGAGTAGAGATAAAACAAGGTGATACAGATGTGGATTTGCGAATTTCAATACTTCCTACAGTCTTTGGAGAAAAAATTGTTATAAGATTATTAGATAGAAATAATTTTATAAAAAGCAAATATGATTTAGGCCTATCTCATAATAATATTATCAAATTTAGTGATATGCTAAAAAATCCACATGGAATAATATTGATTTCAGGCCCTACAGGTAGTGGTAAAACAACCACTTTATACACAATATTAAAAGAGTTAAATACTATTAATAAAAATCTTATAACTGTAGAAGATCCTGTAGAATACAGCTTGGATGGTATAAACCAAGTTCAAGTAAACAGCAAGATTGGTTTAAATTTTGCTGATGGATTAAGGTCAATATTAAGACAAGATCCTGATATTATTATGATTGGTGAAATAAGAGATACAGAGACTGCTCAGATAGCTGTAAGGGCAGCAATTACAGGACATTTAGTTATTAGTACTATTCATACTAATGATGCGCCGTCAACTATTACTAGATTAATAGATATGGGTATAAAACCATATTTGATATCTGGTTCAGTCGTTAGTATTGTAGCACAGAGATTAGTTCGAAAGATATGTCCTGTGTGCAAAGTAAAATATAAGCCTGATGAATATGAAATGAAAACATTAGATATAGATAAAAATACCTTTCTTTATAAAGGGAAAGGATGTAGTAAGTGTTATAATACTGGCTATATAGGTAGAACTGGAATTCATGAAATTATGTACATTGATAATGAAATACGTAATTTAATAGATAATAAATCTTCGATAACTACAGTAAGGTTAAAGGCAAAAGAAAAGGGAATGATATCATTAATTGAAAATTGCAAGGAACTTGTGTTAAAAGGCATTACAACTATAGATGAATTAAGTAGAATTACATATATGATGGAGTAG
- a CDS encoding AgrD family cyclic lactone autoinducer peptide, whose translation MKKSLLAKVGLLVGTFTVNSISLIHSEQKECPKELLK comes from the coding sequence ATGAAAAAAAGTTTATTAGCTAAGGTAGGCTTACTTGTTGGTACATTTACAGTAAACTCTATATCTTTGATTCATTCTGAGCAAAAAGAATGCCCAAAAGAATTACTTAAATAA
- a CDS encoding sensor histidine kinase: MDSYFEYISCLTENVLLISTYYATLYNKKVNIEIIIKIFLFSILSSIFTFWSTYNIPFGYHTFAVTLFIVFLISILDRKHFFLPIFRTVLLIFTSYICFEIFLIITIKPFLDASLSEFYYFVSILAKFLILIFTHVYNQKFKLADFIKNLSLVDTYLLSCLFILEVLLVTINSIMNKQENYIIIYEILLLTLFLGFVIIICINFKKIVNLEKVKSKYVLQQEHVHNLESLISIVRKEKHDFANHINTVYAICLLNKPNSVDRIQAYLSKIGSDLKVGYQINDTGNDYLDGLLAVKSNVAFEKDINFEVSIEVSIDVLDIDDTDLISIVSNIVDNGLEALLSTDMEDNKVISIATYIEDDIYHLSIANNGPVIDDETKKNIFQRGFSTKTHKQSDHGYGLYIVKQLVEKYRGTIDVLSNEFETEFMIKFELKEEKLGQIRSILDKAY; encoded by the coding sequence ATGGATTCATATTTTGAATATATTAGTTGTTTAACTGAAAATGTATTATTAATAAGTACTTATTATGCTACTCTGTATAATAAAAAAGTAAATATAGAAATTATTATTAAAATTTTTCTTTTTTCTATTTTGAGTTCAATTTTCACTTTTTGGTCTACTTATAATATACCTTTTGGATATCATACATTTGCAGTTACGCTTTTTATTGTATTTCTTATATCTATATTAGATAGAAAACACTTTTTTTTACCAATATTTAGAACGGTTTTGCTTATTTTTACTTCTTACATATGCTTTGAGATATTTTTAATTATTACTATTAAACCTTTCCTAGATGCTTCATTAAGCGAATTTTACTATTTTGTTTCCATATTAGCGAAATTTTTAATTCTTATTTTTACACATGTTTATAATCAAAAATTTAAACTTGCAGATTTCATAAAGAATTTGTCTTTAGTAGATACCTATCTTTTATCTTGTTTATTTATATTAGAGGTTTTACTTGTTACAATAAACAGCATTATGAATAAGCAGGAAAATTATATTATTATATATGAAATTCTTTTACTAACATTGTTTTTAGGCTTTGTTATAATTATCTGTATAAATTTTAAGAAGATAGTGAATCTAGAAAAAGTTAAATCAAAATATGTTCTTCAACAAGAGCATGTACATAATTTAGAATCATTAATAAGCATTGTTAGAAAAGAAAAGCATGATTTTGCAAATCACATAAATACTGTTTATGCTATATGCTTGCTAAATAAACCTAATAGCGTTGACAGAATTCAAGCTTATTTAAGTAAAATTGGTTCAGACTTAAAGGTCGGTTATCAGATAAATGATACAGGTAATGATTATTTAGATGGCTTACTTGCTGTTAAAAGTAATGTAGCTTTTGAAAAAGACATTAACTTTGAAGTTTCTATTGAAGTTTCTATTGACGTATTAGATATTGATGATACTGATTTAATAAGTATTGTAAGTAATATAGTAGATAATGGACTTGAAGCGTTATTATCTACTGATATGGAAGATAATAAGGTAATATCTATAGCTACCTATATAGAAGATGACATCTATCACCTATCTATTGCAAACAATGGTCCAGTTATAGATGATGAAACTAAAAAGAATATTTTTCAAAGAGGTTTTAGTACTAAGACTCACAAACAAAGTGACCACGGTTATGGTTTATATATAGTTAAACAACTTGTCGAAAAGTACCGAGGTACTATTGATGTACTAAGTAATGAATTTGAAACTGAGTTTATGATTAAATTTGAACTAAAGGAGGAAAAACTTGGACAGATTCGCTCAATACTTGACAAGGCATATTAA
- a CDS encoding accessory gene regulator ArgB-like protein, with translation MDRFAQYLTRHIKKQNPNLSEIEVLKIQFGFECLFNELSKTIMYLFIFYFFHLTQNLIVVMLFFGSLRIFAGGLHASTYWRCFFLTLAIYSTAIVLAINIVPNNIYKIIIFILCIVLLYIYSPADHPNKPIISNKRRRNMKYLSLVVFPTLFVIALFLPSILSSTAIYTLLFECISLPLSKYTI, from the coding sequence TTGGACAGATTCGCTCAATACTTGACAAGGCATATTAAAAAACAAAATCCAAATTTAAGTGAGATAGAAGTCTTAAAAATACAGTTTGGTTTTGAATGTCTATTTAATGAACTTTCTAAAACCATTATGTATTTATTTATCTTCTATTTTTTTCATTTGACACAAAATTTAATAGTTGTAATGTTATTCTTTGGTAGTTTAAGAATTTTTGCAGGTGGTTTACACGCAAGTACATATTGGCGATGTTTCTTTTTAACTCTAGCTATATATTCTACTGCCATAGTTTTGGCAATAAATATTGTTCCTAACAATATTTATAAAATAATAATTTTTATACTATGCATAGTTTTATTATATATATATTCTCCTGCTGATCACCCAAATAAACCAATTATCAGCAATAAAAGAAGGAGAAATATGAAGTATTTATCATTAGTTGTGTTTCCAACACTATTTGTAATAGCATTATTTTTGCCAAGTATACTTTCTAGTACTGCTATTTATACACTTTTATTTGAATGTATATCTCTACCATTATCAAAGTATACTATTTAG